Proteins encoded within one genomic window of Synechococcus sp. PCC 7335:
- a CDS encoding ATP-binding protein, producing MTIIDNGLGIPVEVRTRIFDTFYMTKPIGKGTGMGLSISYSIISQKHHDDLSCRSIVSQGSEFIVQIPVVAGASKKSTSSSEHEVREKVENR from the coding sequence ATTACTATCATCGACAACGGCCTCGGTATCCCAGTCGAGGTTCGAACTCGTATCTTTGACACTTTCTACATGACTAAACCAATAGGGAAAGGAACAGGAATGGGGCTTTCTATTAGCTATAGTATTATTTCCCAAAAGCACCATGACGACCTATCTTGTCGATCTATTGTCAGTCAAGGTAGTGAGTTTATTGTTCAGATTCCAGTTGTTGCAGGTGCATCGAAAAAATCTACTTCATCATCAGAGCATGAAGTTAGAGAAAAGGTAGAAAACAGATGA
- a CDS encoding nucleoside hydrolase, with protein sequence MSPSPIAATKIIIDTDPGGDDIFAILWALSLVRQQHAELVAITTAVGNVAAHQTFRNSNQILELTGFSNIPVGRGVLIQEDSKDAAHIHGADGMGNLSRILPPSTSDYESAIMADELLIEQLNSNPGTITIVAIGPLTNLAAAEIKQPGILKQAKEVVVMGGAFHCSGNVTPIAEFNVWFNPKAAQVVFDSRDDIVVLPLDVTQNLVFTQEMAKAVIEPNPHSQLARFIVQLCQFMVETALKYRETSGELGFLIHDAATLGYLFYPDTLVMQRAKIRIETQGEWTKGQALIDTRQCAKPNSNAWVALQVDAIKFFTNFIEDLKYLIAE encoded by the coding sequence ATGTCCCCATCTCCGATAGCAGCGACCAAGATCATCATAGACACTGACCCTGGCGGCGATGATATTTTTGCCATTCTGTGGGCGCTGAGCTTGGTTAGACAACAGCATGCTGAGCTAGTTGCTATTACCACTGCAGTAGGCAACGTCGCTGCTCACCAAACCTTTAGAAATAGCAACCAAATCCTTGAACTGACTGGTTTTTCTAACATACCTGTGGGGCGTGGGGTTTTGATTCAAGAAGATTCAAAAGATGCTGCTCACATCCATGGAGCAGACGGTATGGGAAATTTATCTCGAATTCTACCGCCGTCAACCAGCGACTATGAGTCTGCTATCATGGCTGACGAATTACTAATAGAACAGTTAAATAGCAACCCCGGCACTATTACTATTGTTGCTATTGGGCCCTTAACCAATCTAGCTGCGGCTGAGATCAAACAGCCCGGCATTCTTAAACAAGCTAAGGAAGTTGTAGTGATGGGAGGGGCATTTCACTGTTCAGGAAATGTCACACCAATCGCAGAGTTCAACGTTTGGTTCAATCCTAAAGCCGCTCAGGTGGTATTTGATAGCCGCGATGATATTGTTGTATTGCCCTTAGATGTAACTCAAAATTTGGTATTCACTCAAGAGATGGCTAAGGCGGTAATTGAGCCAAATCCCCACAGCCAGCTAGCTCGGTTTATAGTGCAGCTCTGTCAATTCATGGTTGAAACCGCTCTGAAATATCGGGAAACTAGCGGAGAGTTAGGCTTTTTAATTCACGACGCGGCAACCTTGGGCTATCTTTTCTATCCTGATACGCTGGTAATGCAACGCGCGAAGATTCGAATCGAAACCCAGGGCGAATGGACGAAAGGGCAAGCTTTAATAGATACGCGTCAGTGCGCAAAGCCTAATTCAAATGCCTGGGTTGCCTTGCAAGTTGATGCTATAAAGTTCTTCACTAACTTTATCGAGGATTTGAAGTATCTGATAGCCGAGTGA
- a CDS encoding low-complexity tail membrane protein, translated as MIELQQNRYLWIHFAGLAFVPLLLDVCLAGLASAGPALPFHGQFWAIALVGIVPALAMQWFKPFYIFSLPPSALSPAALSEDQRRCLQIFKSWQIKALSVIVAIFSLWLLKQIYLLLPQISPLMTPNAGLIWGAIAFFIASSFMQISISAGRALLIGPTALKRVPAVDESAIATDFLILGIRLNQLLPAVPDPPATGKIALEEMATEFDKEIQAAHETTVIAEPDQTSSVEVPGEDIQPSNSEPAEVLEPSEPSVDVESPADEASEVEVVIPESLPPEEGSSP; from the coding sequence ATGATTGAGTTGCAGCAGAACCGCTACCTTTGGATACATTTCGCCGGGTTGGCGTTTGTTCCTCTGCTGCTGGATGTCTGCTTAGCAGGGCTTGCTTCGGCAGGGCCTGCTTTGCCTTTTCATGGGCAGTTCTGGGCGATCGCCCTAGTTGGAATCGTCCCCGCTTTAGCTATGCAGTGGTTCAAACCCTTCTACATTTTCAGTTTGCCACCTTCTGCTTTAAGTCCCGCTGCACTAAGTGAAGATCAGCGACGGTGTTTACAGATTTTTAAATCTTGGCAGATCAAAGCCTTATCAGTGATAGTGGCTATTTTCTCACTATGGCTATTGAAGCAGATCTACCTATTGCTGCCGCAGATTAGTCCGCTAATGACGCCAAACGCTGGATTGATTTGGGGCGCGATCGCGTTTTTCATAGCTTCTAGCTTCATGCAAATTTCTATCAGTGCAGGAAGAGCGTTGCTAATTGGGCCAACGGCCTTAAAGCGAGTTCCTGCTGTAGACGAAAGTGCGATCGCCACTGACTTTCTCATTCTAGGTATCCGGCTTAATCAACTCTTACCAGCGGTCCCTGACCCGCCAGCAACGGGGAAAATAGCCCTAGAGGAGATGGCTACAGAATTCGATAAAGAGATTCAAGCAGCTCATGAAACGACAGTGATAGCCGAACCGGATCAAACTTCTTCGGTAGAAGTACCAGGTGAAGACATACAGCCCTCTAATAGCGAACCGGCAGAAGTCCTAGAACCATCAGAACCATCAGTAGATGTAGAGTCGCCAGCGGATGAGGCTAGTGAAGTAGAAGTTGTCATTCCTGAAAGCCTTCCCCCTGAAGAAGGTTCATCACCATAG
- the recR gene encoding recombination mediator RecR: MCSSYFLRSLSIYTRPLAKLIEEFQRLPGIGPKSAQRLAMHMLKRPEAEVRALANALIDAKNQVGQCSQCFHLSAEPVCNICRSQSRDRNTICVVAESKDVIALEKTREYKGRYHVLGGLISPMDGIGPEQLNVGQLVHRVNREGISEAILAISPSIEGDTTTLYVGQLLKPFTKVTRIAFGLPMGGDLEYADEVTLARALEGRRELDA; the protein is encoded by the coding sequence ATTTGTTCTTCATACTTTCTTAGGAGTCTTTCTATCTACACCCGCCCCTTAGCTAAATTGATTGAAGAATTTCAACGCCTGCCTGGTATTGGACCTAAATCAGCGCAGCGACTAGCGATGCATATGCTGAAGCGGCCCGAAGCTGAGGTCAGAGCGTTAGCAAATGCTTTAATTGACGCAAAAAATCAGGTAGGCCAGTGCTCACAATGCTTTCACCTATCAGCTGAGCCGGTGTGCAATATTTGCCGTTCCCAGTCGCGCGATCGCAATACAATCTGTGTAGTAGCCGAATCTAAAGATGTGATTGCGCTAGAAAAGACACGTGAATACAAGGGAAGATATCACGTACTCGGCGGCTTAATTTCGCCAATGGATGGCATTGGCCCAGAACAACTGAATGTAGGGCAGCTAGTTCATAGAGTAAATAGGGAAGGCATCAGTGAGGCAATCTTAGCAATCAGTCCTAGTATCGAAGGCGATACAACTACGCTGTATGTTGGCCAGCTGCTGAAGCCATTCACCAAAGTCACTCGGATCGCGTTTGGGCTACCTATGGGCGGTGACTTAGAATATGCAGACGAGGTAACGCTAGCTAGAGCGTTAGAAGGCCGTCGAGAGCTAGACGCCTAA